The following DNA comes from Microthrixaceae bacterium.
TGCCCACGAACAGGTTCGGCTGCACCGGAATCGACTCTTCAAAGTCGACATCTCCGAGTTCGTCGAGGCGCGACTTGATGACCTTCAGCGGCAAAAAGTGGTCGCGCTGCTGGCGCAGGATCCAACGCAGCCGGGCGATGTCGACCGGGTAGAACTGCCGGTATCCGGCCGGGGAGCGTTCCAACCGCATGAGCCCCTGCGCCTCCAGGAACCGGATCTTGGAGATGGAGACCTCCTCGAACTCGACCTTGAGCTGCGACAACACCTCCCCGATCGAGAGGTACTCGGTCGTTTCAGCGATCTCCATCGCCTGCCTCGAGCGCGAACAACAGCCGGAACTTGCCGACCTGGATCTGATCGCCGGGGTTGAGCGCGTGCCGCTCGACGAGCGCTCCGTTGACATAGGTGCCGTTCAACGAACCCGCATCGCTGAGCACACACGTCGACCCTTCGACCGTGATGAGCGCGTGGCGCCGCGACACGGTGACGTCGTCGAGAAACACGGTGCTCTGCGGGTGGCGGCCGATCGTGGTGTCGTCTGGTCCGATTTCGAAACGCGACCCGGCGTTCGCGCCGCGAACCACCACGAGCATCGGCACGTCGCCAGCCCCTGGACGAACGACCGGCAACGCCTCGGTGCGGTCTGGCTCACGCCGCTCGAGCGCCGAACCGCAGGCAGGACAGAAGTTGGCATCGGCCCCAACCGCGGAGCCGCATTTGGGGCATTGCGACGCCTCGGCCATGACCTCAGTCGCTCACCAGCGCCCGGTACCCGTCGGCGTCGAGCAGGCCGGCGAGTTGCGACGGGTCATCAAGCGCGATGACACAGATCCACCCGGCGCCATAGGGGTCGCTGTTGAGCAGCGTCGCGTCGGCTTCGAGCGCCTCGTTGATTTCGACCACCGTGCCGTTGACCGGCGAGTAGATGTCGGACACCGACTTGGTCGATTCCACCTCGCTGAACGACGCCCCCACCTCGACGGTGGCGCCCTGCTCTGGCAACTCGACATACACCACGTCGCCGAGGTTGTCCTGGGCGAAATCGGTGATGCCGAGACGGACATTGCCGCCTTCGACCCGAACCCACTCGTGGTCGGTCGAATAGCGAAGGTCAGCGGGAAACTCCATGGCCGGAGACTCTAGTGGACGGCGGCTGAGCGCGGATTGCCTCAACGGGTTCGGCCGTTGACCCTCGACCAGTTCGATGCGCTGATACGCCCGGCATTGTCGACGGTCAACGCGACGATGTTGTAGCGGCCGTTGCGGCGAATGGGCACCCGGATCGAATAGAACCCGCTCCCGACATATCCGCCGACCACCTGATCGTTGACGATCAGGAAGGTGCCCATGATTCCCGAACCGTCGGTCGTGTAGACCCCGATGTCGAGATGGCGTCGCACCGTCGTCGAGGTTCCTGGCGAATACAGCAACGCGATCGGGAGGTGGTTGTCGATCGCCATCGCCGTCTCGGCGCCACCCCAGTTGCCCGCCGCGTCGTAGGCCACGACCGCGACCCGATGCACACCGTCGGCGAATCGGGTGGTATCGACCGCAACGGGGAACCGCGCCGGCGGGGCGGACTGGGCGAACACCAGGGTGTCGCCCACATAGACCGCGAGGTTGGTGACGCCGACGTCGTCGGAGTTGGACACCTCGAGCGTCACGGTCCCTGACGAATACCCCGCCGGAGCCGAGACCGCGACGGTCGGGGCGCTGCGTTCGCTCACCGCGGGCACCGGCGCTGCCGGGACCGTCGCGGCGATTCGCGTCAGGGCCCCGTCGGCCGACAACGCCCCGTAGCGGTACAGGCCTGAACCGGTCAGCGACGGTGCGGCGACCGCCGAGTTGTACATCGCTGCGCGGTACTGCGCGGCCGAGGCATCCGGCACGAGACTGCGCATCAACCCGACCGTCCCGCTCACATACGGCGCGCTGAAGCTGGTTCCACAGACGTTGTCGACGGCGAAGTAGCGGTCGTAGCGGCAGTACCCCGCCGCGAGTTCGTACCACGGGCCGCGCTGGCTCGTCGACGGGGGGCCGTCGCCGAGCCGCGTGTAGGCGCCGACCCCGACCACGGTGGGATAGGCGGCCGGATACCGAGCTGCCGAACCGGCCTCGTCGTAGTCGTTGCCCGCCGCGGCCACCACGACGACGTTGCGGCTCTCGGCGTAGCGCACCGCCCGCTGCACGACCGGGTCATCGGTCGCCCCACCGAGGCTGAGGTTGATGACGTGGGCGCCGTGGTCGACGGCATAGACGATGCCCTCGCCCACCGCCCAGGTGTCGCCCTCGCCGTCGGCGTCGAGCACCTTGACCGGAAGGACCCGACAGGTCCAGCACGCTCCGGCGATCCCGTATCCGTCGTCGCCCGCAGCAGCCGCCAGTTCCGCGGTGAGCGTGCCGTGACGCTGGGGGTCATCGTCGCTATCGCGTCCGACGCCGGTCACCGAGGTGCCGGTGAAGTCGGCTCCGGCGATGACGCGTCCCGCAAGATCGGGGGTCGTGTTGACCCCCGTGTCGACCGTTGCGATCACCACGTTCGATGAGCCGACGGTTCGGTCCCACGCCCGGGTGAATCCCTGATCCGGCATCCAGAACTGCCGAGCCCAGCCCGGATCGGTCGGCGTGCGCGCGGCGGTGACGCGGCCGGGGGCCGACACGTCGCCGACCTCGTGGGCCGCGTCGAGACCTGCGATCACCGCCGCGACGTCGTCGGGGTCGACCGCGATTTTCACCGCGCCGAGTTGTCCGATCGTGGCGACCACCTCGACGTCGGCCCCCGCCAGGCGCCCGATTTCCGCTGGAGTGGGATCGTCGACTCCGCTGAGGATGAGCTCGACCGGTTCCGATCCCTGATCCCGCGGCACATCTACCGATGCGGCCACCGATGCGGCCACCGGCGAGGCCACCGATGCGGCCACCGGCGCTGCCCCGGCACCCACGACTCCCCCGGTACCGCCGAACACTTCACCGATGAGTCCGGCGATGACGAACGCGCCGGCGACACGACTCGTCCTCACCGGACCTCCCCGGTCGCCTCGCCGTCGGCCGCCGCCAACTGGCGCTTCAGGCGCCCTTCCTTCAACGCCACGCGGCCCCGGACGAAGTACTGGCCTGCGGCGAACAGCGAGAACACCACCCCGGGAATGGCGAGCGCGTAGGCGAACAGGGTCCATCCCGTGTGCCAGCCCTCGCCGAGTGATCGTTGATCTGCGATCAGGAACGCCGGAAACGCTCCCATGTTGGCGAACGCTCCGCACTTACCCCACCAGGTGACGTCCATGCGCTTCGCGCCGAGCGAGGTGATGAGGATCACCCATCCGGACACGAGAACTTCGCGGATCAACACCAGGGCGCTGAACCACAGCGGAGCCGACCCGGAGATGATCACCGCGACGATGCCGACGACCAACATGATCCGGTCGACGATCGGGTCGAACATCTTTCCGAAGTTCGAGGTCTGATCGAACCGCCGGGCGATGTAGCCGTCGACCCAATCGGTGGCCGCCAGCAGGCCGAGCAAGAGCCCTGCCCAGCCGGGCGAGTCCATGCCGAACAGCAGCCACAGAAACACCGGAATACACAGCAACCGCACGAGCGAGATCGCATTGGGGACCGTCAGGATCCGGTCGACCTGCATGTCGCCGAGGCCCTCGACCTCCGGTCGGTAGATCAGATGGTGCTCGTGCTGGTCCACGGCCTTGAGGTTACGGCATCGACCCATCCCCTCACGCAGCGCTCCACCTACGATTCGCTACATGACCGACAACGCCCCCAGCGCTCCCGACTCCGTGTTCACCCTCATCATCCGCGGCGACCTGCCGGGGCGCTTCGTCTGGAGAGACGAGCGCGTCGTCGCGTTCCTCACGATCGCACCGATCACGGCGGGCCACGTGCTCGTCGTGCCGGTCGACCAGGTGGACAAGTGGACCGATCTGCCCAACGACCTGTGGTTGGAGCTGAACGCCGTGGCCATCGAGGTCGGACGGGCCATCGAGGACGCGTTCGACTGCGTGCGGGTCGGCACGATCATCGCCGGCCTCGAGGTGCCCCACTGCCACCTCCACCTGCTGCCGATCAACGCCGAATCGGACCTGTCCTTCGCCAAGGCGAATCCGAACGTCCCGGCGGAGGAGCTCGATGCGGCCGCCGAGGCCATCCGCGCAGCGCTGCGCGCCCGCGGTCACGCCACACCCGGCTGACGGCTTCTCCGACTGACCGCTTCTCCTACTCACGGCTTCTCCTACCGACGAATCCTCACGCCTCCTCGGTCAACTCGACGGGGTCGATGAGGTGTGCACCCTTGTTGCGGGCGTTGTTGACCTCGGTCGATACCGGATGCATCGTCAACACCCCCGTCTCCGCCGGCACCATGAGCGGCGCGACCGCGGCGGCGTCGGTGATCGCAGGGTCCAGCCAGGTGGCGAAATCGGTCGGCTCGAGGATGACGGGCATGCGGTCATGCACCGGAGCCATGGTTTCGTTCGCCGAGGTGGTCAGGATCGTGCAGCTGCGCACCACGACGTCCTCGCCGGCGAGTTGCCCCTTCCATTGGGCCCACAGCCCGGCGAAGGCCAGCGGGGCACCGTCGGCACGGCGGATGAAGTACGGCTGCTTTGCCTTGCGACCGGCGACCGCTGCCCATTCGTAGAAGCCGTCGGCGGGCACGATGCAGCGCTTCTTCGACAGCGAGGACTTGAAGCTGTTCTTCTCGGCGGCGGTTTCGCTACGGGCGTTGATCATCCGGTTGCCGACGTTGAGGTCCTTGGCCCACACCGGTACGAGGCCCCAGCGATACAGCTCGATGTGACGCGACCCCTGAGCGTCGCCGACCACGACCTCGACGTCCGCGCTCGGAGCGATGTTGTACTGGGCCGGTACCGGCTCGGCGGGAGCGCTCGCCCCGAAGTACTCGGCCAGTTCCTCGACCGGGGTCGCCGCGACAAAACGTCCACACATGTGCACGACGCTAGTGCCGTGGCCGCGCTCCCACGTCGGCGCCGGCGGCCCCGCTAGCGTCTGAACATCGTGAACGACACTGCCCCCGATCGGCGCTCCGACCGCCCCGACCGACGCCGCGCCCCCGAGTTGTCGGTGATCACCCCGACCTACAACGAGGCCGACAACATCGAAGTGTTGCTCGATGCGCTCGAGGTGGCACTCGTCACCGTGCCCCACGAGGTCATCGTGGTCGACGACGACTCCCCCGATCGCACCTGGGAGCGGGCCGAGCGCTACGCCGAGTCGCGCCGCAACGTCCGGGTGCTTCGCCGCTTCAGCGACCATGGACTGTCGAGCGCGGTCATGGCCGGCATGGAGGCGAGCAACGGCGAGGTGATCGCGGTCATCGATGCGGATCTCCAACACGACGAGACCGCGCTCGTGGCGATGGTCGACATGATCCGCGACGGTTCGGCCGACATCGTCGTCGGCACGCGGGGCGCCGAGGGCGGCAGCTACGGCGACTGGTCGGTGTTTCGCCGATTCGTCTCCTGGGTCGCCGCCATGATCGCCAAGGTGTTCCTCCGGGTGCAGACATCGGATCCCATGTCGGGGTTCTTCGCCATCTCCCGCGACGCCTATCTGCGCAGTGCGCCGGAGGTGAACCCGCGCGGGTTCAAAATCCTCCTCGAGTTCATCGGCCGGAACCGGGACCTGCGCGTGGGCGAGGTGGGCTACGAATTCCGCAATCGGGTCGCCGGCGAAACGAAGATGTCGCCGTCGATCATCCGCTCCTATCTCCTCGCGGTGTTCGAGCTGCGTTTCGGCAGGCAGGTGAAGGGGCAGTTCTTCCTGTACAGCCTGGTGGGAGCGTCGGGGGTGGTGGTGAACCTCGCGGTGTTCTCACTGCTCGAGGTCGCGGGCGTCGGCACGATCGATCTCGGCTTCAGTCGACCCGTGCGCTGGTCGTTGCTCGGCGGCATCGCGGCGTCGATCGTGTGGAACTTCTTGTTGAACAACTACTTCACGTTCTGGGAGCAACGGTTTCACCGCCGCAACCTGCTCGGCGGCCTCGCGTTGTTCAGCGCGGTCTCCCTGCTCGGCGTCGTCATCCACGTGGCGGTGTTTCAGTTTCTCCAGAACAACGGATGGGGCCGCTCGGTGTTGGGGCCTGCGCTCACCGACATCGTCCAGGACGCGTTCGGCTATGTCGTCGCGTTGATCAGCAATTACTTCCTCAACGTGAATTACATCTGGCGGCGACGCCCCGAGGACTGAGAAGCCCGACGCGTTCGGGGCTGCGTTCAGCGACTCAACCGCGTCCGGCGACCACGCGCTGCATCGTCGCGACGATCTCCTCCTCGGAGGCACCGGGGGCCAACACCGCGGCAACCCCGGCGTCGAGCAGCGTCGGCAGGTCGCGATCGGGGATGATGCCGCCGACCACCACGGGGATGTCGACCCCGTTCGCCGTCAGGTGCTCGAGCACGGGCGGCACCAGCGCGAGATGCGCGCCCGACAGCATCGACAGCCCGATCACATCGACGTCCTCGTCGATCGCCGCGGCGACCACCCGTTCGGGGGTCTGGCGCAATCCGGTGTAGACGACCTCGTAGCCGGCGTCGCGCAACAGCCGCGCCACCACCTTGACCCCGCGGTCGTGGCCGTCGAGGCCGAGTTTGGCCACCAGCACCCGCCCGAGCGGCACGGCCGATTCG
Coding sequences within:
- a CDS encoding cobalamin B12-binding domain-containing protein encodes the protein MDFFNESAVPLGRVLVAKLGLDGHDRGVKVVARLLRDAGYEVVYTGLRQTPERVVAAAIDEDVDVIGLSMLSGAHLALVPPVLEHLTANGVDIPVVVGGIIPDRDLPTLLDAGVAAVLAPGASEEEIVATMQRVVAGRG
- a CDS encoding SOS response-associated peptidase → MCGRFVAATPVEELAEYFGASAPAEPVPAQYNIAPSADVEVVVGDAQGSRHIELYRWGLVPVWAKDLNVGNRMINARSETAAEKNSFKSSLSKKRCIVPADGFYEWAAVAGRKAKQPYFIRRADGAPLAFAGLWAQWKGQLAGEDVVVRSCTILTTSANETMAPVHDRMPVILEPTDFATWLDPAITDAAAVAPLMVPAETGVLTMHPVSTEVNNARNKGAHLIDPVELTEEA
- a CDS encoding HIT family protein, whose amino-acid sequence is MTDNAPSAPDSVFTLIIRGDLPGRFVWRDERVVAFLTIAPITAGHVLVVPVDQVDKWTDLPNDLWLELNAVAIEVGRAIEDAFDCVRVGTIIAGLEVPHCHLHLLPINAESDLSFAKANPNVPAEELDAAAEAIRAALRARGHATPG
- a CDS encoding zinc-ribbon and FHA domain-containing protein, with amino-acid sequence MAEASQCPKCGSAVGADANFCPACGSALERREPDRTEALPVVRPGAGDVPMLVVVRGANAGSRFEIGPDDTTIGRHPQSTVFLDDVTVSRRHALITVEGSTCVLSDAGSLNGTYVNGALVERHALNPGDQIQVGKFRLLFALEAGDGDR
- a CDS encoding glycosyltransferase family 2 protein, with the translated sequence MNDTAPDRRSDRPDRRRAPELSVITPTYNEADNIEVLLDALEVALVTVPHEVIVVDDDSPDRTWERAERYAESRRNVRVLRRFSDHGLSSAVMAGMEASNGEVIAVIDADLQHDETALVAMVDMIRDGSADIVVGTRGAEGGSYGDWSVFRRFVSWVAAMIAKVFLRVQTSDPMSGFFAISRDAYLRSAPEVNPRGFKILLEFIGRNRDLRVGEVGYEFRNRVAGETKMSPSIIRSYLLAVFELRFGRQVKGQFFLYSLVGASGVVVNLAVFSLLEVAGVGTIDLGFSRPVRWSLLGGIAASIVWNFLLNNYFTFWEQRFHRRNLLGGLALFSAVSLLGVVIHVAVFQFLQNNGWGRSVLGPALTDIVQDAFGYVVALISNYFLNVNYIWRRRPED
- the pgsA gene encoding CDP-diacylglycerol--glycerol-3-phosphate 3-phosphatidyltransferase, whose product is MDQHEHHLIYRPEVEGLGDMQVDRILTVPNAISLVRLLCIPVFLWLLFGMDSPGWAGLLLGLLAATDWVDGYIARRFDQTSNFGKMFDPIVDRIMLVVGIVAVIISGSAPLWFSALVLIREVLVSGWVILITSLGAKRMDVTWWGKCGAFANMGAFPAFLIADQRSLGEGWHTGWTLFAYALAIPGVVFSLFAAGQYFVRGRVALKEGRLKRQLAAADGEATGEVR
- the gcvH gene encoding glycine cleavage system protein GcvH is translated as MEFPADLRYSTDHEWVRVEGGNVRLGITDFAQDNLGDVVYVELPEQGATVEVGASFSEVESTKSVSDIYSPVNGTVVEINEALEADATLLNSDPYGAGWICVIALDDPSQLAGLLDADGYRALVSD
- a CDS encoding S8 family serine peptidase; the encoded protein is MRTSRVAGAFVIAGLIGEVFGGTGGVVGAGAAPVAASVASPVAASVAASVDVPRDQGSEPVELILSGVDDPTPAEIGRLAGADVEVVATIGQLGAVKIAVDPDDVAAVIAGLDAAHEVGDVSAPGRVTAARTPTDPGWARQFWMPDQGFTRAWDRTVGSSNVVIATVDTGVNTTPDLAGRVIAGADFTGTSVTGVGRDSDDDPQRHGTLTAELAAAAGDDGYGIAGACWTCRVLPVKVLDADGEGDTWAVGEGIVYAVDHGAHVINLSLGGATDDPVVQRAVRYAESRNVVVVAAAGNDYDEAGSAARYPAAYPTVVGVGAYTRLGDGPPSTSQRGPWYELAAGYCRYDRYFAVDNVCGTSFSAPYVSGTVGLMRSLVPDASAAQYRAAMYNSAVAAPSLTGSGLYRYGALSADGALTRIAATVPAAPVPAVSERSAPTVAVSAPAGYSSGTVTLEVSNSDDVGVTNLAVYVGDTLVFAQSAPPARFPVAVDTTRFADGVHRVAVVAYDAAGNWGGAETAMAIDNHLPIALLYSPGTSTTVRRHLDIGVYTTDGSGIMGTFLIVNDQVVGGYVGSGFYSIRVPIRRNGRYNIVALTVDNAGRISASNWSRVNGRTR